The following are encoded in a window of Candidatus Anstonellales archaeon genomic DNA:
- a CDS encoding D-sedoheptulose 7-phosphate isomerase, with product MGDLDTLYLKRLRESIVVRQESNGLSDVVMEAGKRISERIKKGGRVFLFGNGGSASDAQHIAAEFVGRFTKNRHALPAMALVSNVPSLTAIANDFGYDNVFSRQLEGLAKKGDVVIGISTSGESQNVILGLEKAKEIGCFCIGLTGQRKGKMDTICDLCIHVPSTDTQRIQEMHIFIGHVICEIVEGDL from the coding sequence ATGGGAGACTTAGACACCCTATACCTAAAAAGGCTTCGGGAGAGTATTGTTGTCCGCCAAGAAAGCAACGGACTTTCTGACGTTGTGATGGAAGCTGGAAAAAGAATATCAGAACGTATAAAAAAAGGCGGGAGGGTTTTTTTATTTGGAAATGGAGGAAGTGCTTCCGACGCTCAACATATCGCAGCCGAATTTGTAGGGAGATTTACCAAAAATAGACATGCTCTTCCGGCTATGGCTCTTGTGTCAAATGTTCCGTCGCTTACAGCTATTGCCAATGATTTTGGATACGACAATGTCTTTTCTCGCCAACTCGAAGGGCTGGCAAAAAAAGGAGATGTAGTTATAGGAATCTCAACGTCAGGGGAGTCACAAAATGTTATTTTAGGTCTGGAAAAGGCAAAGGAAATCGGGTGCTTTTGTATAGGTCTCACTGGTCAGAGGAAAGGAAAGATGGATACAATCTGCGATCTGTGCATACATGTCCCGTCAACTGACACACAAAGAATTCAAGAAATGCATATATTTATAGGGCATGTAATATGCGAAATTGTTGAGGGTGACCTCTGA
- the fsa gene encoding fructose-6-phosphate aldolase, with protein MRIFLDTADIEKIRKLANSGLVDGITTNPTLIAKAGVEHEKAVKEICSIVKGPVSVEGIGMKSEEIVKEGRLFASWAKNVVVKVPMSLEGMKAVKKLQSEGIDTNVTLVFSAAQALIAAKAGATYVSPFVGRLDDMGESGMRVVEEILGIYSNYDFETQVLVASVRHPMHVVEAALLGADACTVPPEVFEKLFMHKMTDDGITRFLDDWKKTVKT; from the coding sequence ATGAGGATATTTCTAGATACTGCTGATATAGAAAAAATAAGAAAACTTGCCAACAGTGGTTTGGTAGATGGAATTACAACAAACCCGACGCTGATTGCAAAGGCAGGTGTTGAGCACGAAAAGGCAGTTAAGGAGATTTGCTCCATCGTAAAGGGGCCGGTTAGTGTAGAGGGTATTGGGATGAAGAGTGAGGAGATAGTCAAAGAAGGAAGATTATTTGCCTCGTGGGCAAAAAACGTAGTGGTAAAGGTTCCGATGAGCCTTGAAGGGATGAAAGCTGTCAAAAAGCTGCAAAGTGAAGGGATAGACACAAATGTGACTCTTGTGTTTTCTGCAGCCCAGGCGCTTATAGCAGCAAAGGCTGGTGCTACTTACGTAAGCCCATTTGTTGGAAGACTGGATGACATGGGTGAAAGCGGAATGAGGGTTGTTGAGGAAATATTGGGAATTTATTCAAACTACGATTTTGAGACACAAGTCCTTGTGGCAAGCGTGAGACATCCTATGCACGTGGTAGAAGCAGCGCTGTTAGGAGCCGACGCTTGCACTGTCCCTCCCGAAGTATTCGAAAAACTATTCATGCACAAGATGACTGACGACGGAATAACCAGGTTTTTGGATGATTGGAAAAAAACAGTTAAGACATAG
- a CDS encoding glycosyltransferase family 4 protein: MKVLIVAQWVKIPGFEGAAAHHMEFAKALTEAGVEVHIIADSTEKSIGGAKVHPVNTKFPRPLLSYNTIWKIVEICKKEGIDVIHKRMDPGSGFSTFAAKKAGVPLVAEINFNPFSFERRGGILTDAVKPAVQYYPRILWAKFFLSRADAICCVSEVTKKALERHGIKKNFYVIPNGVDVKRFGMSSKRAVEKLKKSLDITGPVIEIVGGLGPRHGLDSIVYSATRIEKEFPEARFVIVGGIEKYIDYIERIKSKAPSNVIFAGRIADKELPLYLGMADICLAPFHEALNPAEPYGFCPIKILEYMGAGKPIVATKLSWIEELLEHGKNAILFSTPEEMVEGIETLLLDENLRLRIGKENRKKAEEKYSWQHIAKEYIKVYKSLIKKKEGMKSAS, from the coding sequence ATGAAGGTTCTTATTGTAGCCCAATGGGTTAAGATACCTGGTTTTGAAGGAGCTGCAGCTCATCACATGGAATTTGCAAAGGCTCTAACCGAAGCTGGAGTTGAGGTACATATCATTGCGGATAGCACAGAAAAAAGCATCGGAGGCGCAAAGGTGCATCCAGTTAATACGAAATTCCCCAGACCCCTCCTTTCATATAATACCATTTGGAAGATAGTTGAAATCTGCAAGAAAGAGGGGATAGATGTAATCCACAAGAGAATGGACCCAGGGAGCGGCTTTTCAACTTTTGCAGCAAAGAAAGCCGGTGTTCCGCTTGTTGCTGAAATAAATTTTAATCCATTCTCATTTGAGAGGAGGGGAGGAATACTTACAGACGCAGTGAAGCCGGCAGTGCAGTACTACCCCAGAATATTGTGGGCAAAGTTCTTTCTCTCAAGAGCCGATGCAATATGTTGTGTATCAGAAGTTACCAAAAAGGCATTAGAAAGGCATGGAATAAAAAAGAACTTTTATGTTATCCCAAACGGTGTGGATGTCAAAAGATTTGGTATGAGTAGCAAGAGAGCTGTTGAGAAGCTAAAAAAATCGCTTGATATCACAGGACCCGTAATTGAGATTGTGGGAGGCCTTGGCCCGAGACATGGCCTTGATAGCATAGTCTATTCTGCCACGAGGATTGAAAAGGAATTTCCTGAGGCAAGGTTTGTGATTGTTGGAGGAATTGAAAAATATATAGACTACATTGAAAGGATTAAGAGCAAAGCTCCGTCAAACGTAATTTTTGCCGGAAGAATCGCTGACAAAGAACTGCCGCTGTATCTGGGAATGGCAGATATTTGCCTTGCTCCTTTTCATGAAGCATTAAACCCAGCTGAGCCGTACGGGTTCTGCCCGATAAAAATATTAGAATATATGGGTGCAGGAAAGCCTATTGTAGCAACAAAGCTTTCTTGGATAGAGGAGCTGTTAGAGCATGGAAAGAATGCGATTCTTTTCTCAACTCCAGAGGAGATGGTAGAGGGAATAGAAACGCTTCTTCTAGATGAAAACCTTCGCTTGCGCATTGGAAAAGAAAACAGAAAGAAAGCAGAGGAGAAGTATTCGTGGCAACACATTGCAAAAGAATATATCAAAGTTTATAAGAGTTTGATTAAGAAAAAAGAAGGCATGAAGAGCGCGTCGTAA
- the glmM gene encoding phosphoglucosamine mutase, whose protein sequence is MAKYFGTNGIRGLYDFLTPHFALKAAFAFSQWTKEKISSRAKKVRIGIGRDMRITSPSLHSACIAGILASGSDAINMGLVSSPTAELMIKRLNLSGLIIVTASHNPAEWNALKFVDWNGVAISKERGAEIEYLIDKYNTIPATPQSGKMFDYKAATEQHISLALKKINTKSIQKRTPHIIVDCGNGTAALIAPRLFTLLGCQVHTINGKIDGTFPGRQSEPTQENIRGLLLEVKEKKADIGIAYDGDADRVIFVDEKGIFVSGDMSFALSARLALEQSSSKSSKVVVTTVATTNAVRDICVQYGAKLHYTKVGAPYLSEETYKTAAISAGEEVGGIIWPSFSLAKDGIFAAAKIIEAICEKETTLSALLKQIPIYYSSKTKVPCKPGINKTKVIEEIATYFQLQHFTPNTLDGVRIDYKDSWSIIRASGTENYFRVFAEAKSQKEADELMERHKKLLQELINK, encoded by the coding sequence ATGGCCAAATATTTTGGGACTAATGGCATACGTGGTCTTTACGACTTTCTGACTCCACATTTTGCGCTAAAGGCAGCTTTTGCTTTCTCACAGTGGACCAAAGAAAAAATCAGCAGTAGAGCAAAAAAAGTCAGGATTGGTATAGGGAGAGACATGCGCATTACTTCTCCATCTCTTCACTCCGCTTGCATAGCAGGTATTCTTGCTTCAGGTTCAGATGCAATCAACATGGGCTTAGTTTCCTCTCCAACAGCAGAATTAATGATTAAACGCCTCAATTTGTCCGGTCTAATAATAGTGACTGCTTCTCACAATCCGGCAGAATGGAATGCACTCAAATTTGTTGATTGGAACGGAGTAGCAATCTCAAAAGAGCGCGGAGCTGAAATAGAATATTTGATAGACAAATACAACACGATTCCGGCTACTCCCCAATCTGGAAAAATGTTCGACTACAAAGCTGCAACAGAGCAGCACATCTCCCTTGCCTTGAAGAAAATAAACACTAAGTCTATACAAAAACGAACTCCTCACATAATAGTTGATTGTGGAAACGGTACTGCCGCCTTAATTGCACCACGGCTTTTTACTCTCCTTGGTTGCCAAGTACACACTATAAATGGAAAAATTGATGGGACCTTTCCAGGACGCCAATCCGAGCCGACCCAAGAAAACATTCGAGGCCTCCTTTTAGAGGTAAAAGAAAAGAAGGCAGATATTGGAATTGCATATGATGGAGATGCTGACAGAGTGATATTTGTAGATGAGAAGGGAATTTTTGTATCAGGTGACATGAGCTTTGCTCTTTCCGCAAGGCTTGCTTTGGAACAGAGCAGCTCAAAATCTAGTAAGGTTGTAGTTACGACAGTGGCTACAACCAACGCAGTCCGTGATATCTGCGTACAATATGGAGCCAAGCTCCACTACACCAAAGTTGGAGCGCCGTATCTTTCAGAAGAGACGTATAAGACAGCCGCCATTTCCGCAGGAGAGGAAGTTGGCGGCATCATCTGGCCATCATTCTCATTAGCAAAAGATGGAATTTTTGCTGCAGCAAAAATAATAGAGGCTATATGTGAGAAGGAGACTACCCTTTCAGCACTTCTAAAACAGATTCCGATATATTATAGCTCAAAAACAAAAGTGCCCTGCAAGCCAGGAATAAACAAAACAAAAGTTATAGAAGAGATTGCTACGTACTTTCAGCTTCAACATTTCACTCCCAACACCCTCGATGGAGTTCGAATTGATTATAAAGATTCTTGGTCAATTATAAGGGCCTCTGGAACCGAAAACTATTTTCGCGTGTTTGCAGAGGCAAAAAGCCAAAAAGAAGCAGATGAACTGATGGAAAGACACAAGAAATTACTTCAGGAATTAATCAACAAGTGA
- the wecB gene encoding UDP-N-acetylglucosamine 2-epimerase (non-hydrolyzing), with the protein MKIALGFGTRACSIKMAPLIRESQKRGHETLILYTGQHYSPNLYEDLFDDLEIPRPTLDIMARGEPEELGAKIIPSTVSFCRRYKPDVLLTHGDTFSAMYLSIGAALALTPVGHVEAGLRTYSWEPYPEQICTKTADACSSLFFAPTEKNRQDLLSEHQPDERIFVVGNTVVDAALQHSELAMKKSRIVEKFKPKHPFVFWSCHRKENLLHEQRMRGIFESILELTDVHFFCSVLPSTQIAAEKWGYAKKLETASHIFWEPCLPKYTDSLRLMLESDLILTDSGGMQEEAASLHIPCLTLRYVTDRPESVQAGANKCIGCEKKTIKEEVKNVLKNKEIADRMRSAKNPYGDGKSSERIIRIIEQFEGRMDRWESKIVNQS; encoded by the coding sequence ATGAAAATAGCACTTGGTTTCGGCACAAGGGCCTGCTCAATAAAGATGGCTCCTCTTATTCGAGAATCTCAAAAAAGGGGACACGAAACATTAATCCTTTACACCGGACAACATTACTCACCAAACCTCTACGAAGATCTTTTTGATGATTTGGAAATACCGCGACCGACTCTGGATATAATGGCAAGGGGTGAACCAGAAGAGCTTGGAGCAAAAATAATCCCTTCAACCGTTAGTTTTTGCAGGAGATACAAACCAGATGTCCTTCTTACTCATGGCGACACATTTAGTGCAATGTACCTCTCCATAGGAGCGGCATTAGCTCTAACTCCTGTTGGTCACGTAGAAGCTGGCTTGAGAACTTACTCCTGGGAACCATATCCCGAGCAAATATGTACAAAAACAGCAGACGCCTGCTCTTCGCTTTTTTTTGCTCCAACCGAAAAAAATAGGCAAGACCTACTTTCAGAGCATCAGCCTGATGAGAGAATTTTTGTTGTTGGGAATACTGTAGTTGATGCCGCACTTCAACATTCAGAGCTAGCAATGAAAAAGAGCAGGATTGTTGAGAAGTTCAAGCCAAAGCATCCGTTTGTTTTTTGGTCATGCCACCGAAAAGAAAATTTGCTTCACGAGCAGCGGATGAGGGGAATCTTTGAATCAATTTTAGAGCTTACTGATGTGCATTTTTTTTGCTCAGTCCTTCCAAGCACGCAGATAGCAGCAGAAAAATGGGGCTATGCAAAGAAGCTTGAAACGGCTTCCCATATATTTTGGGAACCTTGCTTGCCAAAGTATACTGACTCGCTTCGCCTAATGCTGGAGTCAGACCTTATACTAACTGACTCTGGAGGAATGCAGGAAGAAGCCGCCTCCCTACACATACCTTGTCTAACGTTGAGGTATGTTACTGATCGCCCAGAGTCCGTCCAAGCAGGCGCCAACAAATGCATCGGCTGTGAAAAAAAAACCATAAAAGAAGAGGTTAAAAACGTGCTTAAAAACAAGGAAATCGCTGACAGGATGCGCTCCGCCAAGAATCCATATGGAGACGGAAAAAGTAGCGAAAGAATAATAAGAATCATTGAGCAATTTGAAGGCAGGATGGATAGATGGGAAAGCAAAATTGTGAACCAGAGCTGA
- a CDS encoding nucleotidyltransferase family protein, producing MKKAFVLCGGKGTRLRPLTYAVPKPMLPVGRKPILEFVLANLKRNGFNDVTLAVGYLKEHIKNYFGDGSKFGVRIDYLEEASESGTAGCILPAKSKIKDTFLVVMGDHLTNANLRELYEHHRKNNPLATIGLKRQGMPLEYGIAKVNETNNQILSFEEKPILENLVNAGIYVFEPEIFDYISQGSDFARDVFPLLLKKKKKLLAYIFDDYWMDIGRMEDYESVHRIMSILEITKE from the coding sequence ATGAAAAAAGCTTTTGTTTTGTGTGGAGGAAAAGGAACACGCCTTCGCCCTCTTACTTACGCAGTACCAAAGCCGATGCTTCCTGTTGGAAGAAAACCAATTCTTGAGTTCGTGCTTGCAAACCTCAAGCGAAACGGCTTTAATGATGTTACTCTTGCTGTCGGATACCTCAAAGAGCATATAAAAAATTATTTTGGGGATGGCTCGAAGTTCGGCGTCAGAATAGACTATCTGGAAGAGGCGAGCGAATCGGGCACTGCAGGCTGTATCCTGCCGGCAAAAAGCAAGATAAAGGATACCTTTTTAGTCGTTATGGGGGACCACCTTACAAATGCAAATCTTCGTGAGTTATATGAACACCACAGGAAGAACAATCCTCTTGCAACCATAGGTCTAAAGCGCCAAGGGATGCCACTTGAATACGGCATTGCAAAAGTAAATGAAACGAACAACCAGATCCTATCCTTTGAAGAAAAACCTATACTAGAGAATCTTGTTAATGCAGGCATCTATGTATTTGAGCCAGAGATATTTGACTATATCTCTCAAGGTTCTGACTTTGCTCGTGACGTTTTTCCTCTACTCTTAAAAAAGAAAAAGAAGCTCTTAGCCTACATTTTTGATGATTACTGGATGGATATAGGAAGAATGGAAGACTATGAAAGCGTCCACCGAATAATGAGCATCCTTGAAATAACCAAAGAATAA